Proteins co-encoded in one Afipia sp. P52-10 genomic window:
- a CDS encoding acylphosphatase has translation MTDQRSILVRISGRVQGVGYRDWTRHKAASLGLSGWVRNLSTGEVEAVFSGPAETVERMLAACRRGPPLAQVDAVAIVGPAEPVTGPFSVRF, from the coding sequence ATGACCGACCAGCGCTCCATCCTCGTTCGTATCTCGGGTCGCGTTCAGGGTGTCGGTTACCGCGACTGGACCCGGCACAAGGCCGCGAGCCTTGGCCTGTCTGGTTGGGTGCGCAATCTTTCCACTGGCGAGGTCGAGGCGGTCTTCAGCGGTCCGGCGGAAACCGTCGAGAGGATGCTCGCGGCATGCCGGCGTGGGCCGCCGCTGGCGCAGGTTGACGCGGTCGCGATCGTTGGTCCGGCCGAGCCCGTGACGGGCCCGTTCTCCG
- a CDS encoding putative motility protein: protein MDVAALAASLVTMQAGATQQAVATRMLKMNLNAQADAVNVLLGTPAATSSANLATGVGGKLDMSV from the coding sequence ATGGATGTCGCAGCGCTCGCAGCAAGCTTGGTCACGATGCAGGCCGGGGCAACCCAGCAGGCGGTGGCAACACGCATGCTGAAGATGAACCTGAATGCGCAGGCGGACGCCGTAAACGTGCTGCTCGGCACGCCCGCGGCAACGTCATCGGCCAATCTCGCAACCGGCGTCGGCGGCAAGCTCGACATGTCGGTGTAA